In Zhaonella formicivorans, one DNA window encodes the following:
- the proC gene encoding pyrroline-5-carboxylate reductase, which translates to MDKTIGFIGGGQMAEAIISGLLKAEIVKPEAVIVSDPAPERRNLLQQKYAVSTYYDNLAVVERAEIIVLAVKPQIISQVLAELSLDFPRDRLLISIAAGVTLRDLEQSLPHGTPIIRAVPNTPCLIGEGITALAVNQAVTPEDLEKAERIFQATGEVLSLPEKLLDAVTAVSGSGPAYVYLFIEALIDGGVKVGLPRELARKLAVRTVLGSAKMVHATGKHPAELKDMVTSPGGTTIAALFALEQGNLRSTVMNAVLEAEKRAKELSHN; encoded by the coding sequence TTGGACAAAACCATTGGGTTCATCGGCGGGGGACAGATGGCAGAAGCCATTATATCCGGCTTGCTAAAGGCGGAAATTGTCAAACCGGAGGCAGTCATTGTCAGCGATCCGGCCCCCGAACGGCGCAATTTATTACAACAAAAGTATGCAGTCAGCACGTATTACGATAATCTGGCTGTGGTTGAGAGAGCGGAAATTATTGTGTTAGCGGTAAAGCCGCAGATAATAAGTCAGGTTTTGGCAGAACTTTCCTTGGACTTTCCCAGGGACCGGCTCCTTATTTCCATTGCAGCCGGCGTGACTCTGCGGGACTTAGAGCAGTCATTGCCCCATGGAACTCCTATTATTCGCGCTGTGCCAAACACTCCTTGTTTGATTGGAGAAGGTATTACAGCGTTAGCTGTGAACCAGGCTGTAACCCCTGAGGATTTAGAAAAGGCTGAAAGGATTTTTCAAGCCACGGGCGAAGTGCTCTCTTTGCCCGAGAAGTTGCTTGATGCGGTAACCGCCGTAAGCGGCAGTGGGCCGGCTTACGTTTATTTGTTTATAGAAGCTTTGATTGATGGCGGTGTCAAAGTGGGTTTGCCCCGTGAGTTAGCGAGAAAATTGGCAGTGCGGACTGTTTTAGGTTCAGCAAAAATGGTGCATGCTACAGGTAAACATCCGGCGGAATTAAAGGATATGGTTACTTCTCCTGGAGGTACAACTATTGCTGCTCTCTTTGCCCTGGAGCAGGGGAACTTACGGTCTACAGTGATGAATGCTGTGTTGGAGGCGGAAAAACGGGCAAAAGAGCTAAGTCATAATTAG
- a CDS encoding YggT family protein: MQSIETIIHVAIEVLDWLIIARVLLSWVSHDPGNPVIRFIYEITEPILAPIRRIMPRGAMPLDFSPFVAILVLQLVQRLLLSLF; encoded by the coding sequence ATGCAGTCTATTGAAACTATAATTCACGTTGCTATCGAGGTTTTAGATTGGTTAATTATCGCCAGAGTTTTGCTTTCTTGGGTTTCCCATGACCCCGGAAACCCCGTTATTCGTTTTATTTACGAAATAACAGAACCAATTCTGGCCCCAATCAGGCGGATCATGCCGCGGGGCGCTATGCCTCTCGATTTTTCGCCTTTTGTAGCCATTCTGGTTTTGCAATTAGTACAGCGATTGTTGTTGAGTTTGTTTTAA
- a CDS encoding nitroreductase family protein produces MTKDVIACILERRSVRNFTGQPIPEATLGRILDAARWAPSAGNLQPWEFYVVLNPLLKEKLAAACNDQETVRKAAANIVVCALPEVSKEKYGERGEKLYCIQDTALAAGYMLLAAAGYGIGSCWIGWFNEGEVQKVLGLPPTHIPTAVVSLGYSAEEPPAPARWSQDKVIHVLN; encoded by the coding sequence ATGACCAAAGATGTGATCGCATGCATTTTGGAGCGCAGAAGCGTTCGCAATTTTACCGGCCAACCTATTCCGGAAGCTACATTGGGCAGAATCCTGGATGCGGCCCGTTGGGCGCCTTCTGCCGGCAATCTCCAGCCTTGGGAATTTTACGTGGTTTTAAACCCATTGCTCAAGGAGAAGCTGGCGGCGGCCTGCAATGACCAGGAAACGGTGCGAAAGGCTGCAGCCAACATAGTTGTATGCGCGCTGCCGGAAGTGTCCAAGGAAAAGTATGGGGAAAGAGGAGAGAAGCTGTACTGTATTCAGGATACTGCGCTGGCGGCTGGCTATATGCTGCTGGCGGCTGCCGGCTACGGCATAGGTTCTTGTTGGATCGGCTGGTTTAACGAAGGGGAGGTTCAAAAAGTTTTAGGCTTGCCGCCAACTCATATTCCAACGGCAGTGGTGAGTCTTGGCTACAGCGCCGAAGAGCCGCCGGCACCGGCCAGGTGGAGCCAGGATAAAGTTATTCACGTTTTAAATTAG
- a CDS encoding DivIVA domain-containing protein has translation MVLTPLDIQNKEFRKVLRGYSEDEVNVFMSRILRDYEQMYRDNQELKEEVQRLTSELERYKRIEETLNNTLILAQQTAEELKANAARECELLNQESQLRIQKMFDEAAQKIRAMEEEYELIRKKTQSCKAQLKSFLLTYLEMLENEMPEREIDRESA, from the coding sequence ATGGTTCTCACTCCGCTGGATATTCAAAATAAGGAATTTCGCAAGGTTTTACGTGGCTACAGTGAAGATGAAGTTAATGTGTTCATGTCGCGTATTTTAAGGGATTACGAGCAGATGTACCGGGACAATCAGGAGTTAAAAGAAGAGGTGCAGAGACTGACTTCCGAGCTGGAGCGGTATAAAAGGATTGAAGAAACCTTAAATAATACTTTGATTTTGGCTCAGCAAACCGCGGAAGAATTAAAAGCCAACGCGGCCAGGGAATGTGAACTGCTAAATCAGGAAAGCCAGCTGCGGATTCAAAAAATGTTTGACGAAGCAGCACAAAAAATCCGCGCCATGGAAGAGGAATACGAACTCATTCGCAAAAAAACACAAAGCTGTAAAGCCCAACTAAAATCATTCCTTCTCACTTATTTGGAAATGCTGGAAAATGAAATGCCGGAAAGGGAAATAGATAGAGAGTCGGCGTAA
- a CDS encoding TraR/DksA C4-type zinc finger protein: MKAEFVKYKKQLEEMRSAYLRLIEGIDSTDSATQAAGLHTEMRDSLSELSSYDNHPADSGSELFERSKDLALRDNAIIQLQKIEDALQKIAAGTYGRCNICGQEIPAERLEAAPETTLCLDCRKEFEGEGDRHPRPIEEDVIVPPFGGLTHDQSPLELGEAEDEIMYDGEDAWQDVARFGTSDTPSDVPNAGHYPEIYYDFDEDVGMVDDVDHIPYEIGDDGIIYENFTGLDDEDTPAEKIDVGEQHH; encoded by the coding sequence ATGAAAGCTGAATTTGTCAAGTATAAAAAACAGTTGGAAGAAATGCGCTCCGCTTACCTGCGGCTAATCGAAGGAATAGACTCAACAGATTCTGCTACACAAGCAGCAGGTTTGCATACTGAAATGAGGGATAGCCTCAGTGAGTTGTCTTCCTATGACAATCATCCTGCTGACTCAGGTTCCGAGCTTTTTGAACGCAGCAAAGATTTGGCCCTGAGGGACAATGCCATAATTCAACTGCAGAAAATAGAGGATGCCCTGCAAAAAATTGCGGCTGGCACATACGGTCGTTGCAATATCTGTGGTCAGGAGATACCTGCTGAAAGACTGGAGGCTGCTCCGGAGACTACCTTGTGCCTGGACTGTAGAAAAGAATTTGAAGGCGAAGGGGACAGACACCCGCGTCCTATAGAAGAGGATGTAATTGTTCCACCTTTTGGCGGGTTAACTCACGATCAATCTCCGCTGGAGCTGGGTGAGGCGGAAGATGAGATTATGTATGACGGGGAGGATGCTTGGCAGGATGTAGCGCGTTTCGGCACTTCCGACACTCCTTCCGACGTACCAAATGCGGGACATTACCCCGAGATCTATTATGATTTTGACGAGGATGTGGGGATGGTAGACGATGTGGATCATATCCCCTACGAAATTGGCGATGATGGGATAATTTACGAGAATTTTACCGGACTTGATGATGAGGACACTCCGGCGGAGAAGATTGATGTGGGAGAGCAGCATCATTAA
- a CDS encoding RNA-binding protein, which produces MLKFIADAEERACMTRILDLAERVLTKHEVAVSDFLEPRYTGLAKDILRGLPDLKFVFEGGHGEAERQRIVLFPGYLEPEDLKPQIGILKITGGRKFTALKHRDFLGALLGLGIRREKIGDILIGEQYCLTVVAQELTSYIAANLRQVGNVPVQVAPLSEIEPQFGREENFKQIKTTVASLRLDAVSSHGFSLSRSQMLEEIKDGKVKLNWKETTDPAKPVQKGDTISCRGRGRLIVEDVTGATKKGRVGIVLKRLL; this is translated from the coding sequence TTGCTCAAATTTATAGCCGATGCTGAAGAACGGGCCTGCATGACCAGAATACTTGATCTGGCGGAAAGGGTTCTAACGAAGCATGAAGTTGCTGTGTCCGATTTTCTCGAACCCCGTTATACCGGTTTAGCTAAGGATATTCTAAGGGGTTTGCCGGATTTAAAATTTGTTTTCGAGGGCGGGCATGGAGAGGCGGAACGGCAGAGAATAGTGCTGTTCCCCGGTTATCTTGAACCAGAGGATCTTAAGCCGCAAATAGGCATCTTGAAAATCACGGGAGGGCGCAAATTTACTGCGTTAAAGCACCGCGACTTTTTAGGAGCCTTATTGGGTTTGGGCATACGTCGGGAAAAAATCGGGGACATTTTAATCGGTGAACAGTACTGTTTGACAGTGGTAGCCCAGGAACTCACTTCTTACATTGCGGCTAATCTGCGCCAGGTAGGCAATGTTCCGGTTCAAGTTGCTCCCCTCTCGGAAATAGAACCTCAATTTGGGAGAGAAGAAAATTTCAAGCAAATTAAAACAACTGTGGCTTCCCTGCGGCTTGATGCAGTAAGCAGCCACGGTTTTAGTTTATCCAGGAGTCAAATGCTTGAAGAGATTAAAGACGGTAAAGTCAAATTGAACTGGAAAGAAACTACCGACCCTGCCAAACCGGTACAAAAAGGCGATACCATTTCCTGCAGGGGAAGAGGCAGACTCATAGTTGAAGATGTAACAGGGGCAACGAAAAAAGGACGGGTAGGGATTGTGCTCAAACGCTTGCTTTAG
- the ileS gene encoding isoleucine--tRNA ligase: MEYDQTLNLPKTDFPMRANLPQREPEILSFWEEQDIYKLVQEANKGKPKFILHDGPPYANGDIHLGTTLNKVLKDMVVKFYSMSGYDAPYVPGWDTHGLPIEQQAIKNLKLNRHQIDAVEFRERCAEYALKFVNIQRESFKRLGVRGDWNNPYLTLSPEYEAAQIGVFGEMAKKGYIYKGLKPVYWCSDCETALAEAEVEYQDKRSASIYVKFAVKDSKGLFDPQNAYVVIWTTTPWTIPANVAITLHPDFEYVLVRVGEDRLLMAKGLYAQALEACGLQPGEIIQTFKGSDLEHVVCRHPLFERDSLVILGEHVTLEAGTGCVHTAPGHGLEDYEVGRRYNLPVISPLDNRGRFTEEGAQYHGLTYDEANKAVTKDLEQNGALLSLDFIQHQYPHCWRCKHPVIFRATEQWFASIDGFRKEALEAIKEVKWIPAWGEDRIHNMVAERGDWCISRQRTWGVPIPIFYCAECGEAIITDETIKHVQELFRKHGSNIWFAKEANDLVPPGLKCGKCGNQVFRKETDIMDVWFDSGSSHAAVLKDNPDLAWPADLYLEGSDQHRGWFNSSLSTAVATTGKAPYKAVLTHGYVVDEKGRKMSKSLGNGIDPLDVIKQMGADILRLWVASADYKRDVAASPNIMKQMTEAYRKIRNTCRFLLGNLYDFNPEQDKVAYEQFLEIDRWALLKLHRLIAKVTEAYRNYDFHVVYHSIHNFCVVDMSAFYLDIIKDRVYISRPDDPARRAAQTVMYEIIMALVRLITPILAFTSEEVWRYIPKQPGSPVSVQLAGWPEVQEKYLDESLEVKWNKLIEVREEVSKALELARQEKIIGNSLNAMVSVYADEDWYQFLKPMEKELATLFIVSAVEVATMEKAPNNAIQAVDIEGLKLAVTVAPGEKCERCWTYSPTVGQTAEHPTICSRCAEVIANLA; the protein is encoded by the coding sequence GTGGAGTACGATCAGACTTTAAATTTACCTAAGACCGACTTCCCCATGCGGGCCAATTTGCCGCAGCGGGAACCTGAAATCTTGAGTTTTTGGGAAGAACAAGATATTTACAAATTAGTCCAGGAAGCCAACAAGGGCAAACCTAAATTCATTCTGCATGACGGACCTCCTTACGCCAATGGTGATATACATTTAGGAACAACATTAAACAAAGTCCTAAAGGACATGGTAGTTAAATTTTATTCCATGTCCGGTTATGATGCCCCCTATGTACCGGGATGGGACACCCACGGTCTTCCTATTGAGCAGCAGGCGATAAAAAATTTAAAGCTCAACCGCCACCAAATCGACGCTGTGGAGTTTCGGGAGCGCTGTGCCGAGTATGCTTTAAAATTTGTCAACATCCAGAGAGAATCATTTAAAAGGCTGGGTGTACGGGGTGACTGGAATAATCCTTATCTGACCTTATCCCCGGAATACGAAGCTGCCCAAATCGGGGTTTTTGGGGAAATGGCGAAAAAGGGCTATATTTATAAAGGTTTGAAGCCGGTTTACTGGTGTTCCGATTGCGAAACAGCGTTGGCTGAAGCGGAAGTGGAATACCAGGATAAGCGTTCCGCTTCCATTTACGTGAAATTTGCCGTCAAGGACTCTAAAGGACTGTTTGATCCGCAAAATGCTTATGTGGTAATCTGGACCACAACTCCCTGGACTATTCCTGCCAACGTGGCGATTACTTTACATCCTGACTTTGAATATGTCTTAGTCAGGGTGGGGGAAGACAGGCTTTTAATGGCAAAAGGGCTTTATGCCCAAGCTCTGGAGGCTTGCGGTTTACAACCGGGTGAGATCATCCAAACATTTAAAGGCAGTGATTTGGAGCATGTGGTTTGCCGGCATCCCTTGTTTGAGCGGGATTCGCTTGTAATCCTAGGGGAGCATGTCACTCTGGAAGCCGGTACAGGCTGTGTCCATACCGCTCCCGGCCATGGCTTGGAGGATTACGAGGTGGGGCGGCGCTATAATCTGCCGGTTATTTCTCCCTTGGATAACAGGGGAAGATTTACGGAAGAAGGTGCCCAGTACCACGGTTTAACATATGACGAAGCCAATAAGGCTGTCACAAAAGATTTAGAGCAAAACGGAGCGCTGCTCAGCTTGGACTTCATCCAGCACCAGTATCCTCACTGCTGGAGGTGTAAACATCCGGTAATTTTCCGGGCTACCGAGCAGTGGTTTGCATCAATTGACGGTTTCAGAAAAGAAGCCCTGGAGGCTATCAAAGAGGTCAAATGGATTCCTGCCTGGGGAGAGGACAGGATTCATAACATGGTGGCTGAAAGGGGTGATTGGTGTATTTCCCGCCAGCGCACCTGGGGCGTTCCCATACCCATTTTCTACTGCGCTGAATGCGGCGAAGCCATTATCACAGATGAAACAATTAAACATGTCCAGGAATTATTCAGGAAGCACGGTTCCAATATCTGGTTTGCCAAGGAAGCAAATGATTTAGTGCCTCCCGGTTTAAAATGCGGCAAGTGTGGAAATCAGGTTTTTCGCAAAGAAACGGATATTATGGATGTGTGGTTTGACTCAGGCTCAAGCCATGCTGCAGTCTTAAAAGACAACCCGGATTTAGCGTGGCCGGCGGATCTTTACCTGGAAGGAAGCGATCAGCACCGCGGCTGGTTTAATTCCTCCCTTTCCACTGCGGTGGCGACCACAGGCAAAGCGCCTTACAAGGCGGTGCTCACCCATGGCTATGTGGTTGATGAAAAGGGGCGAAAAATGTCGAAATCCCTTGGCAACGGCATCGATCCCCTGGACGTAATCAAGCAGATGGGTGCAGACATTTTAAGGCTTTGGGTGGCTTCCGCCGATTACAAACGGGACGTGGCCGCTTCGCCCAACATCATGAAGCAGATGACTGAAGCTTACCGCAAAATCCGGAATACCTGCCGGTTCCTGTTAGGAAACTTGTATGATTTTAATCCCGAACAGGATAAGGTGGCTTACGAGCAGTTCCTGGAAATTGACCGCTGGGCATTGTTGAAACTGCACAGGTTAATAGCAAAAGTTACGGAAGCATACCGGAACTATGATTTCCATGTGGTTTACCACAGCATCCATAACTTCTGTGTAGTCGATATGAGCGCTTTCTACCTGGATATTATCAAGGACAGGGTGTATATCTCCAGACCGGATGATCCGGCCCGAAGAGCGGCGCAGACCGTAATGTATGAAATTATCATGGCCCTGGTGAGACTCATCACGCCTATTTTAGCCTTTACCAGTGAAGAAGTGTGGCGTTATATTCCTAAACAGCCGGGCAGCCCGGTCAGCGTCCAACTGGCCGGCTGGCCTGAAGTACAGGAAAAATACCTGGACGAGTCACTGGAAGTAAAGTGGAATAAACTGATAGAGGTCAGGGAAGAAGTTTCCAAAGCTTTAGAACTGGCCCGTCAGGAAAAAATCATTGGCAACTCCTTAAATGCAATGGTAAGTGTCTATGCCGATGAAGACTGGTACCAATTCTTAAAACCAATGGAAAAAGAGCTGGCAACTCTGTTTATTGTTTCTGCCGTCGAAGTGGCTACCATGGAAAAGGCTCCGAATAATGCTATTCAGGCAGTCGACATCGAAGGATTGAAGCTGGCTGTCACCGTGGCGCCCGGAGAAAAATGTGAGCGTTGTTGGACCTACAGTCCCACAGTAGGCCAAACAGCTGAACATCCCACCATTTGCTCCCGGTGTGCGGAAGTCATTGCGAATTTAGCATAA
- the gcvH gene encoding glycine cleavage system protein GcvH, whose product MYPSDRKYTKDHEWLLVTGEEAAIGITSYAQEALGDVVYVELPGEDDTLEEGKSFGVIESVKAVSDVYSPVDGEVIAVNEALLDSPELLNEDPYDTGWMVRIRLTKPEQVAKLMTSEQYADFLKEGC is encoded by the coding sequence TTGTATCCGTCGGATCGCAAGTATACTAAGGATCATGAATGGCTATTAGTGACAGGTGAAGAGGCTGCAATCGGCATAACCTCTTATGCTCAGGAAGCCCTGGGTGATGTTGTTTATGTGGAACTACCAGGGGAAGATGACACGCTAGAGGAAGGGAAAAGTTTTGGGGTGATTGAATCAGTCAAAGCTGTTTCCGACGTTTACAGTCCCGTTGACGGCGAAGTAATAGCGGTTAATGAAGCACTGCTTGATTCACCTGAACTGTTAAATGAAGACCCCTACGATACAGGCTGGATGGTGCGAATTAGGCTCACTAAACCCGAACAAGTTGCTAAACTGATGACCAGCGAGCAATATGCTGATTTTCTGAAAGAAGGCTGTTAA
- a CDS encoding cell division protein SepF, with translation MAKLVDKVLSFMGFEIEEVEEENVSREEAVPWNEQKERFKKNNIVSLPAPKAMKMVVVKPTAFEQVQNIADHLKNRRPVIVNLEEVERELAKRIVDFLSGSIYALGGSMQKVSAAIILFVPNNVDVAGDLEAGYREKNIFTLTSSN, from the coding sequence ATGGCGAAGTTGGTGGATAAGGTGCTGAGTTTTATGGGATTTGAAATTGAAGAGGTAGAGGAAGAAAATGTTAGCCGTGAGGAAGCAGTACCCTGGAATGAACAAAAAGAACGGTTCAAAAAAAACAATATTGTGAGCTTACCGGCTCCTAAAGCTATGAAAATGGTTGTAGTGAAACCGACTGCTTTTGAACAGGTGCAAAATATTGCGGATCATTTGAAAAACAGGAGGCCGGTAATTGTTAATTTAGAAGAGGTTGAAAGGGAACTGGCCAAGAGAATTGTCGACTTTCTAAGCGGATCAATATACGCCTTGGGGGGCAGCATGCAGAAAGTCAGTGCGGCAATAATTCTCTTTGTACCAAATAACGTCGATGTGGCAGGGGATCTGGAAGCTGGTTACCGCGAAAAAAACATCTTTACTCTTACCAGTTCAAACTAG
- a CDS encoding YggS family pyridoxal phosphate-dependent enzyme, which translates to MSQIAANLAEVKKKIIASAERVGRDPAEIKLIAVTKTVGIPQMLEAIEAGVTAIGENRVQEINRKFPELHKPVEWHLIGHLQTNKVKYIIDKVALIHSLDSLSLAEEISKRARQAGKEMPVLVQVNVAEEESKHGLKLGETEAFIRNVANLDGLRISGLMTMAPLVEDPEEARPVFRRLRLLSEELRAKAIPGIELRYLSMGMTNDFEVAIEEGANLIRIGTAIFGARS; encoded by the coding sequence TTGTCGCAAATTGCTGCAAATTTGGCAGAAGTCAAAAAAAAGATAATTGCTTCGGCTGAAAGGGTTGGACGTGATCCGGCAGAAATTAAATTAATTGCCGTTACTAAAACGGTAGGAATTCCCCAGATGCTGGAAGCAATAGAGGCAGGTGTTACTGCTATCGGAGAAAACAGGGTGCAGGAGATTAATAGAAAATTTCCTGAACTGCATAAACCGGTAGAATGGCATTTGATCGGGCACCTGCAGACCAACAAAGTGAAGTACATTATTGATAAAGTTGCTTTGATTCACTCTCTGGACAGTCTTTCCCTGGCTGAGGAAATTTCCAAAAGGGCGCGTCAGGCAGGAAAGGAAATGCCGGTGTTGGTTCAAGTCAATGTGGCGGAAGAGGAAAGCAAACATGGGCTGAAGCTTGGAGAAACCGAAGCTTTTATCAGGAATGTGGCCAACTTGGATGGTTTACGGATTTCAGGTTTAATGACTATGGCTCCTCTGGTTGAGGATCCGGAAGAAGCACGGCCTGTATTTCGACGTTTAAGGCTTTTGAGCGAAGAGTTGAGAGCTAAAGCTATCCCGGGAATAGAGCTGCGGTATCTGTCCATGGGCATGACTAACGATTTTGAGGTGGCCATCGAAGAAGGAGCGAACTTAATCCGGATTGGAACAGCTATTTTCGGAGCACGAAGCTAA
- the pduL gene encoding phosphate propanoyltransferase yields the protein MPDFDQVDRAGEPVGGMEITVPVGISNRHVHVTVGDLDTLFGQGYQLTKIKDLSQPGEFAAQETVIIAGPKGAIEGVRILGPTRKKTQVEVSLTDSFKLGVKPPVRESGNLEDTPGIALIGPKGVVALKEGVILAARHIHMHPDEAAKYGLENGQTVRVEVPGERGIVFDNVLLRVSPKYATELHVDTDEANCALLKNGDRVKVLR from the coding sequence ATGCCTGATTTCGATCAAGTTGACAGAGCCGGTGAACCGGTCGGCGGCATGGAAATAACCGTTCCCGTTGGGATTTCCAACCGGCATGTGCATGTAACGGTGGGGGATTTAGATACTCTTTTCGGACAAGGTTATCAGTTGACCAAAATTAAAGATTTGTCCCAGCCAGGCGAATTCGCAGCCCAGGAAACGGTGATTATTGCAGGGCCTAAAGGTGCTATAGAAGGTGTAAGAATTTTGGGCCCTACCAGGAAAAAAACCCAGGTTGAAGTTTCTTTAACGGATTCCTTTAAGCTGGGTGTCAAGCCCCCCGTAAGGGAATCGGGCAATCTGGAGGATACACCCGGAATTGCTCTAATTGGGCCTAAAGGGGTTGTGGCTTTAAAAGAAGGAGTAATCCTGGCAGCCAGGCATATTCATATGCACCCTGACGAAGCTGCCAAATATGGTTTGGAAAACGGTCAGACTGTGAGGGTGGAAGTCCCTGGTGAGCGGGGAATCGTTTTTGATAACGTTTTGCTGCGGGTTAGCCCCAAATATGCCACAGAATTGCACGTTGATACCGACGAGGCAAACTGCGCTTTGCTGAAAAACGGTGACCGGGTTAAAGTCCTGCGTTAG
- a CDS encoding DUF5665 domain-containing protein — MLEYKKEEPGITELQDKTAELIGRMERLNLAEYVEMLRDPKRLLWTNFLAGAARGVGMAVGFTLLGAIIIYILQRLVLLNLPVLSDFIADIIRMVREQS; from the coding sequence ATGCTTGAATACAAAAAAGAAGAACCCGGTATTACCGAATTACAGGATAAAACCGCAGAGTTAATAGGCAGAATGGAGCGGTTAAATTTAGCTGAATATGTGGAAATGCTCAGGGATCCCAAAAGGCTCCTTTGGACTAATTTCCTGGCGGGGGCGGCCCGGGGAGTTGGTATGGCAGTGGGCTTCACCTTGTTAGGGGCTATTATTATTTACATTCTCCAACGGCTTGTACTGCTCAATTTGCCCGTGCTCAGCGATTTTATCGCAGATATTATCAGGATGGTGCGGGAACAAAGCTAA
- a CDS encoding HlyD family efflux transporter periplasmic adaptor subunit — MPYTPRRLRLEKERRKQVVSRKFVQLLGIAFLVLLAWLLIGQAQKLIINQLAKTIRVDYGELEDKIAVSAIVARHEWVFNAPVSGTLQVIAKEGQRVPEGAVIAKIVGEGSTQDMEKPQYAIYANKAGIVCYHPDSMESVVTPAATFNLDVEALKENLKTSSDTSPVKEGMLNSGSPVVKVINNLKPLVLDFTVPKAAYQELPKVGDEIVLKVPGNTKKWQAEVTKIVAQKGELRIQAESSNYPDILLHQRLIDLELVKHNYRGIIIPTSALINKGESQGVFKALTGDFRFAEVEVKGRVGDNAAVSGLEPGDEILVNPGIIGK; from the coding sequence ATGCCATACACTCCCAGAAGACTTCGTTTGGAAAAAGAGCGGCGAAAGCAAGTGGTGAGTCGCAAATTTGTACAATTATTGGGGATTGCATTCCTCGTCTTGCTGGCTTGGCTTCTAATCGGGCAAGCCCAGAAACTGATTATTAATCAATTAGCAAAAACGATTAGGGTGGATTACGGTGAGTTGGAGGACAAGATAGCTGTCAGCGCAATTGTTGCCCGGCATGAATGGGTATTCAACGCACCAGTCAGTGGAACCCTGCAGGTCATTGCTAAGGAGGGGCAGCGTGTCCCGGAGGGCGCTGTAATTGCCAAAATTGTCGGTGAAGGGTCAACACAGGACATGGAAAAACCCCAGTATGCTATTTATGCGAACAAAGCAGGGATAGTGTGTTACCATCCTGACAGCATGGAAAGTGTGGTTACGCCTGCCGCCACCTTTAACCTGGATGTAGAGGCATTAAAGGAGAATTTAAAAACTTCCTCCGATACGTCACCGGTTAAGGAAGGCATGCTAAACAGCGGCTCCCCGGTAGTGAAGGTAATCAATAATCTAAAGCCGCTTGTGCTTGATTTTACAGTTCCCAAGGCAGCTTACCAAGAGTTGCCGAAGGTTGGGGACGAGATTGTTTTGAAAGTACCTGGGAATACCAAAAAGTGGCAGGCGGAAGTAACCAAAATAGTTGCTCAAAAGGGAGAGCTGCGGATTCAGGCTGAAAGCAGTAATTACCCGGATATTCTCTTACACCAGCGGCTCATTGATTTGGAACTGGTGAAGCACAATTACCGGGGCATTATCATTCCTACAAGCGCTTTGATAAATAAGGGTGAATCCCAAGGGGTATTCAAAGCCTTAACGGGGGATTTTCGCTTTGCAGAGGTGGAAGTTAAAGGACGAGTAGGAGATAATGCTGCTGTTTCAGGGCTTGAGCCGGGGGATGAAATTTTAGTCAACCCTGGCATTATTGGTAAATAA